Proteins encoded within one genomic window of Arachis ipaensis cultivar K30076 chromosome B08, Araip1.1, whole genome shotgun sequence:
- the LOC110265618 gene encoding uncharacterized protein LOC110265618: MWVQEKKQQRRIGRGELFIMTHKKRNGSYMNDAARVAGEAIANIESQDGSSKEISLTDSLAQVLGKEHSGRVRGLGFGPCPTELIHNTTQQSNSGVQIEEYQREITELKATAAEQKAEITELKAAAAKQKAEEMEKRQTMVNLVKYMLQQQGDTLPPEIEAQLKSLGNVAQ, translated from the exons ATGTGGGTACAGGAGAAAAAACAGCAAAGGCGCATTGGTAGAGGAGAGTTGTTTATTATGACTCATAAAAAAAGGAATGGCTCTTATATGAACGATGCTGCGCGTGTTGCTGGG GAAGCGATTGCGAATATCGAGAGCCAAGATGGTTCCTCGAAGGAGATTTCACTTACTGATTCGCTTGCGCAAGTTCTTGGAAAGGAGCATTCAGGACGAGTTCGAGGGTTAGGATTTGGACCATGTCCGACCGAACTTATTCATAACACGACCCAACAATCAAACTCTGGAGTGCAGATAGAGGAGTATCAGAGGGAGATTACAGAATTAAAGGCAACCGCAGCAGAACAAAAGGCAGAGATTACAGAATTAAAGGCAGCGGCAGCAAAACAAAAGGCAGAGGAAATGGAAAAGAGACAGACCATGGTAAATCTTGTAAAATACATGTTACAACAGCAAGGAGACACTTTGCCACCTGAAATTGAAGCACAGCTGAAGTCTTTGGGGAATGTAGCACAATAG
- the LOC107610405 gene encoding uncharacterized protein LOC107610405 yields MYGLRQASRQWFTKFCNTLTTHSFTQCRKDYSLFALGEGEATTYLIVYVDDIIIADPKYEMVDNVKYKFQSIFKFKILGDLKFFLGPELAKSKDGITLIQRKYTLPLLEETSFLGCKPANTPMDINLKLRADEDDPIPDASSYRRLIGRLIYLTISRPDITFAMVKLAQYMANP; encoded by the coding sequence ATGTATGGGTTGCGACAAGCATCAAGGCAGTGGTTCACTAAATTTTGCAACACACTGACCACCCATAGCTTTACACAATGCAGAAAGGATTACTCTCTTTTCGCTCTAGGAGAGGGTGAGGCAACTACCTATCTCATCGTGTACGTGGACGACATCATCATCGCTGATCCCAAATATGAAATGGTGGACAATGTTAAATACAAGTTTCAATCCATCTTCAAGTTTAAAATCTTGGGTGACCTTAAGTTCTTCCTTGGTCCTGAGCTTGCCAAATCAAAAGATGGGATTACTCTGATTCAGCGAAAATATACACTCCCATTATTAGAGGAGACTAGTTTCTTAGGGTGCAAACCTGCCAATACACCCATGGATATTAATCTGAAACTTAGGGCTGACGAAGATGATCCTATCCCTGATGCTTCGAGTTATCGCAGATTAATTGGCCGCCTCATATATCTCACTATATCTCGGCCAGACATCACTTTTGCCATGGTAAAATTGGCTCAATACATGGCAAATCCTTAA
- the LOC107613914 gene encoding arogenate dehydratase 3, chloroplastic: MTTLTQPPSNALSLSYLLKQHSKRPGPNRLTVKCVYAFEPTSFGIGSNRVDWQSSCAILSSKVFSEEKSSASSNSTGNNNSAADNIAAVNGHKTAVTDLNLVPINGSADSAKPLPPKPLTISDLSPAPMHGSQLRVAYQGVPGAYSEAAAGKAYPNCEAIPCDQFEVAFQAVELWIADRAVLPVENSLGGSIHRNYDLLLRHRLHIVGEVQLPVHHCLLALPGVRKEYLSRVISHPQALAQCEHTLTKLGLNVAREAVDDTAGAAEFVAVNCLRDTAAIASARAAELYGLQVLADGIQDDPSNVTRFVMLAREPIIPRTDRPFKTSIVFAHDKGTSVLFKVLSAFAFRNISLTKIESRPHRNRPIRLVDDANVGTAKHFEYLFYVDFEASMADVRAQNALAEVQEFTSFLRVLGSYPMDMTPWTPSSRGN; this comes from the coding sequence ATGACCACCCTAACGCAGCCACCTTCCAATGCTCTCAGTCTCAGTTACCTCCTAAAACAGCATTCCAAACGGCCCGGCCCGAACCGATTAACTGTTAAATGCGTTTACGCCTTCGAACCCACCAGCTTCGGAATCGGCTCCAACCGAGTGGACTGGCAGAGCTCCTGCGCCATTTTATCCAGCAAAGTCTTTTCGGAGGAAAAATCTTCTGCTTCCTCTAATTCCACCGGAAACAACAACTCTGCCGCTGATAACATCGCCGCTGTTAACGGCCACAAAACCGCTGTTACGGACCTTAATCTCGTCCCAATTAACGGCAGTGCAGACAGCGCCAAGCCGCTCCCTCCCAAGCCGCTAACGATTTCTGACCTCTCGCCGGCTCCAATGCACGGTTCGCAGCTTCGCGTTGCGTACCAAGGCGTTCCCGGCGCATACTCCGAGGCCGCCGCCGGAAAAGCTTACCCTAACTGTGAGGCCATACCGTGCGACCAGTTTGAGGTGGCGTTCCAGGCAGTGGAGCTCTGGATTGCCGACCGCGCCGTACTCCCGGTTGAAAACTCCCTTGGCGGATCGATCCACCGGAACTACGATCTCCTCCTCCGCCACCGCCTCCACATCGTTGGCGAGGTACAGCTCCCTGTCCACCACTGCCTCCTCGCTCTCCCCGGCGTACGAAAGGAGTACCTCAGCCGCGTAATCTCGCACCCTCAAGCTCTAGCTCAGTGTGAGCACACTCTCACAAAGCTCGGCCTCAACGTGGCTCGCGAGGCCGTCGACGACACCGCCGGCGCCGCAGAGTTCGTGGCAGTCAACTGCCTCCGCGACACGGCTGCAATCGCGAGCGCTCGCGCGGCAGAGCTGTATGGACTCCAGGTTTTAGCGGATGGGATCCAAGACGACCCGAGCAACGTAACCCGATTCGTGATGCTGGCACGAGAACCGATAATTCCCCGTACAGATAGGCCGTTCAAAACGAGCATTGTTTTTGCGCACGATAAGGGCACTTCGGTACTTTTCAAGGTGCTATCGGCGTTCGCCTTCAGGAACATAAGCTTGACGAAGATTGAGTCGCGGCCGCACAGGAACCGTCCGATCAGACTCGTGGATGATGCGAACGTTGGAACGGCCAAACACTTTGAGTATCTATTCTACGTTGATTTTGAGGCGTCCATGGCAGACGTTAGGGCGCAGAACGCCTTGGCAGAGGTGCAGGAATTCACCTCTTTCTTGAGGGTCTTGGGTAGTTATCCCATGGACATGACCCCTTGGACaccctcttccagaggaaattag